A single window of Rhizobium indicum DNA harbors:
- a CDS encoding carbohydrate ABC transporter permease, with amino-acid sequence MSTVATTEPAITTRGTRASIRGRLQDALPKIVLAPSFVITIIFVYGFIVWTAYLSFTNSKTFPSYALTGARAYQRLWRWTFESDPPSSWYTSITNMAIFGFLYIGICLVLGLFLAILLDQKIRGESVLRPIFLYPMALSFIVTGVAWKWFLDPGLGLEQTLHHFGWTSFHFDWIKNKDFVIYTVVIAGVWQASGFVMAMFLAGLRGIDGEIMKAAQIDGASPFQLYRRIVIPLLRPIFLSAFIVLAHMAIKSYDLVVALTSGGPGGSAWLPSNFMYEYTFKRNEMAVGSASAIIMLMTISAIIVPYLYSELKEKAR; translated from the coding sequence ATGAGCACCGTTGCGACAACAGAACCCGCGATCACAACGCGCGGGACAAGAGCATCCATTCGTGGCCGGCTGCAGGATGCGCTGCCGAAGATCGTCTTGGCGCCGAGCTTCGTCATCACCATCATCTTCGTCTACGGCTTCATCGTCTGGACGGCCTATCTGTCGTTCACCAATTCCAAGACCTTTCCCTCCTATGCGCTGACCGGAGCACGCGCCTATCAGCGGCTGTGGCGCTGGACCTTCGAGAGCGATCCGCCGTCCTCCTGGTACACCTCGATCACCAACATGGCGATCTTCGGCTTCCTCTATATCGGTATCTGCCTGGTGCTCGGTCTCTTCCTCGCCATCCTGCTCGACCAGAAGATCCGCGGCGAGAGCGTGTTGCGGCCGATCTTCCTCTATCCGATGGCGCTCTCCTTCATCGTGACAGGCGTTGCCTGGAAATGGTTCCTCGATCCCGGCCTCGGGCTAGAACAGACGCTGCACCATTTTGGCTGGACGAGCTTCCACTTCGACTGGATCAAGAACAAGGACTTCGTCATCTACACCGTCGTCATCGCCGGCGTCTGGCAGGCGTCCGGCTTCGTCATGGCGATGTTCCTGGCGGGTCTGCGCGGCATCGACGGCGAGATCATGAAGGCCGCCCAGATCGACGGCGCTTCGCCATTCCAGCTCTATCGGCGCATCGTCATTCCGCTGCTGCGGCCGATCTTTCTGTCGGCCTTCATCGTGCTCGCCCATATGGCGATCAAGTCCTACGACCTCGTGGTGGCGCTGACCTCGGGCGGCCCCGGCGGCTCGGCCTGGCTGCCGTCGAACTTCATGTATGAATACACTTTCAAGCGCAACGAGATGGCCGTCGGCTCGGCCAGCGCCATCATCATGCTGATGACGATCTCGGCGATCATCGTTCCCTATCTCTATTCCGAACTGAAGGAGAAGGCGCGATGA
- a CDS encoding ABC transporter substrate-binding protein, which produces MNKFLTTTAMVALALAGAHVSAHAADVKEVQMLHWWTSGGEAAALNVLKQDLSKEGFAWKDVPVAGGGGDAAMTALKAMVAAGTYPTASQMLGYTVLDYAQAGVMGDLTETAKKEGWDKSVPAALQKFSVYDGKWVAAPVNVHSVNWLWINKAVMDKIGGTQPKTFDELIALLDKAKAAGVIPLALGGQNWQEATMFDSIVLSTGGPEFYKKAFNDLDDESLKSDTMKKSFDNLATIIKYVDPNFSGRDWNLATAMVIKGDALVQVMGDWAKGEFVAAKKTPDTDFLCYRFPGTDGSVVYNSDMFGMFNVPDDRKAAQVALATATLSKSFQSAFNVVKGSVPARTDVPDTDFDACGKKGIADLKAANEGGTLFGSLAQGYGAPPAIANAYKDVVSKFVHGQIKTSDEAVKQLVQAIDDAR; this is translated from the coding sequence ATGAACAAGTTTTTGACCACGACCGCAATGGTCGCATTGGCTCTGGCCGGCGCTCATGTGTCCGCCCACGCCGCTGACGTCAAGGAAGTGCAGATGCTGCACTGGTGGACGTCAGGTGGCGAGGCAGCGGCGCTGAACGTCTTGAAGCAGGATCTTTCGAAGGAAGGTTTTGCCTGGAAGGACGTGCCGGTGGCCGGCGGTGGCGGCGATGCGGCGATGACGGCGCTGAAGGCGATGGTTGCGGCCGGCACCTATCCGACAGCCTCGCAGATGCTGGGCTATACCGTGCTCGATTATGCCCAGGCCGGCGTCATGGGCGATCTGACCGAGACGGCGAAGAAGGAAGGCTGGGACAAGTCGGTTCCGGCAGCCCTGCAGAAGTTCTCCGTCTATGACGGCAAGTGGGTTGCTGCTCCCGTCAACGTCCACTCGGTCAACTGGCTGTGGATCAACAAGGCTGTGATGGACAAGATCGGCGGCACCCAGCCGAAGACCTTCGACGAGCTGATCGCCCTGCTCGACAAGGCCAAGGCAGCCGGCGTGATCCCGCTCGCCCTTGGCGGCCAGAACTGGCAGGAAGCGACGATGTTCGATTCCATCGTGCTGTCGACCGGCGGTCCGGAGTTCTACAAGAAGGCCTTCAACGACCTCGACGATGAATCGCTGAAGTCCGACACGATGAAGAAGTCCTTCGACAATCTGGCGACAATCATCAAATATGTCGACCCGAACTTCTCGGGCCGTGACTGGAACCTGGCAACGGCCATGGTCATCAAGGGTGACGCGCTGGTGCAGGTGATGGGCGACTGGGCCAAGGGCGAATTCGTCGCCGCCAAGAAGACGCCGGACACCGACTTCCTCTGCTACCGCTTCCCCGGCACCGACGGCAGCGTGGTCTACAACTCCGACATGTTCGGCATGTTCAACGTTCCTGATGACCGCAAGGCCGCCCAGGTGGCGCTGGCAACCGCGACGCTGTCGAAGAGCTTCCAGTCGGCCTTCAACGTCGTCAAGGGTTCGGTGCCGGCTCGTACCGACGTTCCCGACACCGACTTCGACGCTTGCGGCAAGAAGGGCATCGCCGACCTGAAGGCAGCCAACGAAGGCGGCACGCTGTTCGGTTCGCTGGCGCAAGGCTATGGCGCACCGCCGGCCATCGCCAATGCCTACAAGGATGTCGTCTCGAAGTTCGTCCACGGCCAGATCAAGACCTCTGACGAAGCCGTCAAGCAGCTCGTCCAGGCGATCGACGACGCCCGCTGA
- a CDS encoding aldehyde dehydrogenase family protein — MTVLVNPTALRDHKARDFKMLIDGKWEAGSSDPIERVAPSHGVVVSRFPTGSKRDAEHAIASARKAFDLGPWPRMTASERSAILLKAADLIAARAEELAFLDAIEAGKPITQVRGEIAGSVDIWRYAAALARDLHGESYNTLGDGTLGVVLREAIGVVSIITPWNFPFLIVGQKLPFALAAGCTTVVKPSELTSGSTLVLGEILQEAGVPDGVVNIVTGTGPEVGAVMTSHPDVDMVSFTGSTGVGKLTMSKAAQTLKKVSLELGGKNPQIVFPDADLDAFIDAAVFGAYFNAGECCNAGSRLILHKSIASDVVKRIAELSKAVKVGDPLDPSTQVGAIITPQHLEKISGYVAAARSSGARVAHGGETLDLGMGQFMSPTILEEVTPDMAVAREEVFGPVLSVLTFETSAEAIRIANSIDYGLSAGVWSRDFDTCLTIGRSVRAGTVWMNTFMDGASELPFGGYKQSGLGRELGRHAVEDYTETKTLNMHIGKRTSWWMPQTEKPA, encoded by the coding sequence ATGACGGTTCTCGTCAACCCCACCGCGCTCAGAGACCACAAAGCGCGTGATTTCAAGATGCTCATCGATGGCAAATGGGAGGCAGGCAGCTCCGATCCGATCGAGCGTGTCGCTCCAAGCCATGGTGTCGTGGTCAGCCGGTTTCCGACCGGCAGCAAGAGGGACGCCGAGCATGCTATCGCTTCGGCACGCAAGGCGTTCGACCTCGGGCCGTGGCCCCGAATGACCGCTTCCGAACGTTCCGCCATCCTGCTCAAGGCTGCTGATTTGATCGCGGCGCGTGCAGAGGAGCTAGCATTTCTCGATGCGATCGAGGCGGGAAAACCGATCACCCAGGTGCGGGGAGAAATTGCCGGCTCCGTTGACATATGGCGCTATGCGGCAGCTCTTGCCCGCGACCTCCACGGAGAGAGCTATAACACGCTCGGCGATGGCACGCTCGGCGTCGTCTTGCGCGAAGCGATCGGCGTGGTGTCGATCATCACGCCTTGGAACTTTCCGTTCCTGATCGTTGGCCAGAAGCTGCCATTCGCCTTGGCCGCTGGCTGCACCACCGTCGTCAAGCCCTCGGAACTGACCTCAGGATCGACGCTGGTGCTGGGAGAGATCCTGCAGGAAGCAGGCGTGCCGGATGGCGTCGTCAACATTGTCACCGGTACGGGACCAGAGGTCGGTGCGGTCATGACGTCGCATCCCGACGTCGACATGGTGTCCTTCACCGGCTCGACCGGTGTCGGAAAGCTGACCATGTCGAAAGCCGCACAGACGCTGAAGAAGGTCTCGCTGGAACTGGGCGGGAAGAACCCGCAGATCGTGTTCCCGGATGCCGATCTCGATGCCTTTATCGATGCCGCGGTCTTCGGCGCATACTTCAATGCCGGCGAGTGCTGCAATGCCGGCTCGCGGCTGATCCTTCACAAATCAATCGCTTCCGATGTCGTCAAGCGGATTGCTGAGCTGTCGAAGGCGGTGAAGGTCGGCGACCCGCTCGATCCTTCGACGCAGGTCGGCGCCATCATCACGCCGCAACACCTGGAGAAGATATCAGGATACGTCGCCGCCGCGAGGAGCAGCGGTGCCCGGGTCGCGCATGGCGGCGAGACGCTCGACCTCGGCATGGGGCAGTTCATGTCGCCGACGATCCTCGAAGAGGTCACCCCCGATATGGCCGTGGCGCGCGAGGAAGTCTTTGGTCCGGTGCTTTCGGTCCTGACATTCGAGACATCGGCCGAAGCCATCAGGATTGCGAATTCCATCGACTATGGCCTGTCGGCCGGTGTCTGGAGCCGCGATTTCGACACGTGCCTGACGATCGGCCGGTCGGTGCGGGCGGGGACGGTCTGGATGAACACCTTCATGGACGGCGCCTCGGAACTTCCCTTCGGCGGTTACAAGCAAAGCGGCCTTGGTCGCGAACTCGGTCGCCATGCGGTCGAAGATTACACCGAGACCAAGACGCTGAACATGCATATCGGCAAGCGCACCAGCTGGTGGATGCCGCAGACGGAAAAGCCGGCCTAG
- a CDS encoding enoyl-CoA hydratase/isomerase family protein, which yields MASGTVRIDVDGHVATLTISRPEKLNALDLDMLKALADAADEVEANANVRAAILTGEGKGFSAGGDIKAWGGMLPQEFGHLWVRHGHRIFERLATLRVPLIAALNGHALGGGLELAGVADIRFAEEQIKIGLPETGLGMVPGWSGTQRLVRRFGAQAVRRMALGGEIFTAEEARLLGIVDAVVPTGNALVAAREYAGRIAARAPAATEIAKLMIASANGEDNGTAVEALGSILAAKTGDLKEGVASFSEKRPATFKGEW from the coding sequence ATGGCTAGCGGAACAGTCAGAATTGACGTCGATGGACATGTTGCGACGCTGACGATTTCTCGTCCGGAGAAGCTGAACGCACTCGACCTGGATATGCTCAAGGCGTTGGCGGACGCAGCCGACGAGGTGGAGGCGAACGCCAATGTGCGCGCTGCCATTCTCACGGGTGAAGGAAAGGGCTTTTCCGCTGGAGGCGATATCAAGGCCTGGGGCGGAATGTTACCTCAGGAGTTCGGTCATCTCTGGGTTCGGCATGGCCACCGTATCTTCGAAAGACTGGCGACGCTCAGGGTGCCGCTGATCGCGGCTCTGAATGGCCATGCCCTCGGGGGAGGGCTTGAACTTGCAGGGGTTGCGGACATTCGCTTCGCAGAGGAGCAGATCAAGATCGGCCTGCCCGAGACCGGCCTTGGAATGGTGCCGGGCTGGTCTGGGACCCAGCGTCTTGTGCGCCGGTTCGGGGCGCAAGCCGTCCGGCGCATGGCCTTGGGCGGCGAGATATTCACCGCCGAGGAGGCACGCCTGCTCGGGATCGTAGACGCGGTCGTTCCCACAGGAAACGCGCTCGTCGCCGCCAGGGAATATGCTGGGCGGATTGCCGCAAGGGCGCCGGCTGCGACCGAGATCGCGAAGTTGATGATCGCATCGGCAAACGGCGAAGACAACGGAACCGCGGTTGAAGCCCTGGGCTCGATCCTCGCTGCGAAGACCGGCGATCTGAAGGAGGGCGTCGCATCATTCAGCGAGAAGCGCCCGGCAACGTTCAAGGGAGAATGGTAA
- a CDS encoding acyl CoA:acetate/3-ketoacid CoA transferase codes for MKKHLTPAEAAALIPDGAVVTVSSSSGLGCPDLMLKAIGERFDATGHPRDITTLHPIAAGDMSGIKGVDHIAKKGLLKRIIGGSYPSGPSSSEPPLIWQMITNNEIPAYNIPSGILFDIHREAAAKRPGVLTKIGIDTFVDPERQGCAMNGLASEHPVVKRVRFEGDVWLFFPSIVPEVAIIRATTADERGNLTYEHEGAYLGGLDQALAARNNGGIVIAQVKRITKEGSLKPHDVRVPGMLVDYVIVDPEQKQTTQTQYDPAISGEIFRPLDSFSVPEFNVQKVIARRVAQELQAGSCVNLGFGISANVPRILLEEGLHGAVTWVIEQGAVGGVPLLDFAFGCASNADAYMPSPYQFTYFQGAGFDASLLSFLEIGKDGSVNVSKLSFRPHVTAGAGGFVDITARAKKIVFSGMFNAGAKLSIADGALFIEKEGKLKKLVNEVEHVTFSGRRAIEQGQDITYVTERCVMKLTPDGVVLTEIAPGVDLQSHILDQSEFPLIVAPDLKVMDAALFGEANIGLSLSEKTARTLEGSFHG; via the coding sequence ATGAAGAAGCATCTCACCCCGGCCGAAGCGGCCGCGCTGATCCCGGATGGCGCTGTTGTAACGGTGTCTTCCTCGAGCGGTCTCGGTTGCCCGGACCTCATGCTGAAGGCGATTGGCGAGCGTTTCGATGCGACCGGCCATCCTCGTGATATCACGACCCTTCATCCCATCGCAGCCGGCGACATGAGCGGTATCAAGGGTGTCGACCATATCGCCAAGAAGGGGCTGCTCAAGCGCATCATCGGTGGTTCCTATCCGTCCGGCCCGTCATCGTCAGAGCCGCCGCTGATCTGGCAAATGATCACCAACAACGAAATCCCGGCTTACAACATTCCGTCCGGCATCCTGTTCGACATTCATCGAGAAGCCGCCGCGAAGCGGCCGGGCGTTCTGACCAAGATCGGTATCGACACATTCGTCGATCCAGAGCGGCAGGGTTGCGCGATGAACGGCCTGGCTTCGGAGCATCCGGTGGTCAAGCGCGTGCGCTTCGAGGGCGATGTCTGGCTGTTCTTTCCCTCGATCGTCCCTGAGGTCGCCATCATCCGCGCCACCACCGCCGATGAGCGCGGCAACCTGACATACGAGCATGAAGGCGCCTATCTCGGCGGCCTCGATCAGGCGCTGGCCGCACGCAACAACGGCGGCATCGTCATCGCCCAGGTCAAGCGGATCACCAAGGAAGGCTCGCTGAAGCCCCACGACGTCCGGGTGCCCGGAATGCTGGTCGATTATGTGATCGTCGATCCGGAACAGAAGCAGACGACGCAGACGCAATACGATCCGGCAATCTCCGGGGAGATCTTCCGTCCGCTCGATAGCTTCAGCGTTCCGGAATTCAATGTTCAGAAAGTCATTGCGCGTCGTGTCGCGCAGGAACTGCAAGCGGGAAGCTGCGTCAATCTCGGCTTCGGCATCTCGGCCAACGTGCCGCGAATTCTGCTGGAGGAGGGGCTCCACGGCGCAGTCACCTGGGTCATTGAGCAAGGTGCTGTCGGCGGCGTGCCGCTGCTCGACTTCGCCTTTGGCTGCGCGTCGAACGCCGACGCCTACATGCCGTCTCCCTATCAGTTCACCTATTTCCAGGGTGCAGGCTTCGATGCCTCGCTGCTGTCCTTCCTCGAGATCGGCAAAGACGGTTCGGTCAACGTCTCCAAGCTCTCCTTCCGGCCGCATGTGACGGCGGGCGCCGGAGGCTTCGTCGACATCACGGCCCGGGCTAAGAAGATCGTATTCTCAGGCATGTTCAACGCCGGAGCGAAGCTTTCGATCGCCGATGGAGCTCTTTTCATCGAGAAGGAAGGCAAGCTGAAGAAGCTCGTGAACGAGGTCGAACATGTCACCTTCAGCGGCAGGCGCGCGATCGAGCAGGGCCAGGACATCACCTATGTCACTGAGCGGTGCGTGATGAAGCTGACGCCCGACGGCGTCGTCCTCACCGAGATTGCCCCAGGCGTCGATCTCCAGTCCCACATCCTCGATCAGTCGGAGTTTCCGCTGATCGTGGCGCCGGACCTGAAGGTCATGGACGCCGCGCTCTTCGGGGAGGCAAACATCGGCCTGTCGCTTTCGGAAAAAACGGCACGGACACTGGAGGGCAGCTTCCATGGCTAG
- a CDS encoding LacI family DNA-binding transcriptional regulator gives MTKARVTVIDIAKAAGVSKSTVSLVLQGSSLVNEGTRSKVNAVMRELGYVYNRGAANLRQASAKSRIIGVVVNDLTNSFFAELAVGVDMVVQSAGFVQFLSNTSESIDRQREVVASMREHGISGLIVSPARATDAADFKPLVAAGIPVVVVVRNLPGAKVSSVVSDNQAGMMSAVKHLAELGHKRIAFLGGFPDTAVFDDRLTGYRSGIEAAGLDYHQELVISSAPSRAGGVEAIGKAIALADKPSAAVCFNDAVAFGVCDGLRARRLEPGSDFAVVGFDDVIEAQAAVPALTTVSVDPQGIGRRGAQLLLKQINAGKAEAETVTTAVRLVVRESCGARKSVKIETGL, from the coding sequence ATGACAAAGGCGCGGGTAACCGTCATTGACATTGCGAAGGCCGCAGGCGTCTCGAAATCGACGGTTTCGCTGGTGCTTCAGGGCTCCTCCCTGGTCAATGAGGGGACGCGTTCCAAGGTCAATGCGGTGATGCGCGAGCTGGGCTACGTCTACAATCGCGGCGCAGCCAATCTTCGGCAGGCCAGTGCCAAATCGAGGATCATCGGCGTCGTCGTGAACGACCTGACGAACAGCTTCTTCGCGGAACTGGCGGTCGGTGTCGATATGGTCGTTCAGTCGGCCGGATTCGTGCAGTTCCTGTCGAACACCAGCGAGAGCATCGACAGGCAGCGCGAGGTTGTCGCATCGATGCGGGAACATGGCATTTCGGGGCTCATAGTGTCGCCGGCGCGCGCCACCGATGCCGCAGACTTCAAGCCACTCGTCGCCGCAGGGATTCCGGTGGTGGTCGTCGTCAGAAACCTGCCTGGCGCCAAAGTCTCGTCCGTCGTCTCCGACAACCAGGCTGGCATGATGTCTGCGGTCAAGCACCTGGCGGAGCTTGGTCACAAGCGCATCGCTTTTCTCGGCGGCTTTCCCGACACCGCTGTCTTCGACGACCGCCTTACCGGTTACCGAAGCGGCATAGAGGCAGCCGGGCTCGACTATCACCAAGAACTTGTCATCTCGTCGGCGCCTTCGCGAGCCGGCGGGGTAGAGGCGATCGGAAAAGCAATCGCTCTTGCCGACAAACCCTCAGCAGCCGTCTGCTTCAACGATGCCGTCGCCTTCGGTGTTTGCGACGGATTGCGTGCGCGCCGTCTGGAGCCCGGCTCCGACTTCGCGGTCGTGGGTTTCGACGACGTCATCGAGGCTCAGGCGGCGGTTCCCGCGCTCACGACGGTCTCGGTCGATCCGCAGGGCATTGGCCGCCGCGGCGCCCAGCTGCTTCTGAAGCAGATCAATGCGGGCAAGGCCGAGGCGGAGACGGTGACAACAGCGGTTCGGCTGGTCGTTCGCGAGAGCTGCGGAGCCCGCAAGAGCGTAAAAATCGAAACAGGACTCTGA
- the lepB gene encoding signal peptidase I has protein sequence MQIFKAFRARRPICAATLGFLFGPDVVMAYLGRGWKATAYFTGGIVISIAQLWLFGVPSAAVFGYFLILAWRLIGLLHGYRAAKKVPADTVFPWYSRWYSLALIFLIAPFALAMLVRSFAFQPFTIPSSSMLPNLQNGDYMFAQKYAYGYSRYSLPYGLGPERRIFGHGPERGDVVMFRTPMDPRVDYVKRVVGLPGDRIQMKSGILYLNGTAVEREPAGELTYQSVTVQAFKETLPSGRSYTIVEQVDNARGDNTREFVVPNGHYFVLGDNRDNSLDSRFDMGFIPDGNIYAKAAIVLFNSQNGSRQMSWIQ, from the coding sequence ATGCAAATTTTTAAAGCTTTTCGCGCTCGCCGCCCCATTTGTGCAGCCACGCTGGGATTTCTATTCGGTCCAGATGTCGTAATGGCCTATCTCGGGCGCGGCTGGAAAGCGACTGCTTACTTTACGGGTGGCATCGTCATCTCGATCGCGCAACTCTGGTTGTTTGGCGTTCCTTCAGCCGCTGTTTTTGGATATTTCCTGATCTTGGCCTGGCGTCTGATCGGCCTATTGCATGGCTATCGTGCAGCAAAGAAGGTGCCAGCAGACACCGTGTTTCCGTGGTACTCGCGGTGGTATAGTCTTGCCCTGATCTTTTTGATTGCACCGTTCGCCTTGGCGATGCTGGTTCGAAGTTTCGCCTTTCAACCATTCACGATACCGTCGAGCTCGATGCTGCCCAATTTGCAGAACGGCGACTACATGTTCGCGCAAAAATACGCCTACGGGTACAGCCGCTATTCGCTCCCGTACGGGCTTGGACCGGAGCGTCGTATATTTGGACATGGACCGGAGCGAGGAGACGTCGTCATGTTCCGGACGCCAATGGACCCGAGGGTCGATTACGTGAAACGCGTCGTCGGCCTGCCGGGTGACCGCATTCAGATGAAATCCGGTATTCTTTACCTGAATGGTACCGCCGTTGAGCGCGAACCGGCGGGTGAATTGACCTATCAATCAGTAACAGTGCAGGCGTTTAAGGAGACGCTGCCATCCGGCCGCAGCTATACGATCGTTGAGCAAGTGGACAACGCCCGTGGCGACAATACCAGAGAATTCGTTGTCCCCAACGGGCATTACTTCGTGCTGGGCGACAATCGTGACAACAGCCTGGATAGCCGCTTCGACAT